GCACCATCGCTAGCGCGCCGACTGAGCGGCTAGTTTCACTCTCTTCGTCATCTAGGCCAAATTTGACTCTCTTTTTGCCGTTTATATCGTAGGTTATAAACTGATCGTAGTCTTTTTGCGCGGTTGCGTTTGCGTCTGCTTTTTGCGTCTCTATCATGCCTGCGGCGGCTGGCGTCGCCTGCGTTTTTGCCGCTTGCGTCGCGCTTTTTTTATCATCCTTGCTTTCGCAGCCGGTTATCAGCATGGCGGCGGCGAGGGCGATGAGACAGCCTAAAATTTTATTTCTCATTTTTATCCTTTGTAAATTTCGTCATAGCCGCGGTTTGGCGCTATATCGATGATCTGCGCCGGGCAAACCTCGGCGCACACTCCGCATCCGACGCAGCCTTGTTTAAATTCGGGTAAATTTCGCCCGTCGCTTTTAGCCATCGCTATGGCGGCATCTCCGACCGGGCAGAGGCTCACGCACAGATCGCAGGGCTTATCCACGCTATTTTGGACGGCGTCTTTTACGGCTTGCTCGCGGTCGTTGTAAATTTTACGCTCAAGCATTTTCGTAACGCCGCTTAAATTTACGTTTTCGTTTTTGTAGGCAAGACAGGCTTCGCGTCCTCGCAGCACGCCCACGCCCATCTTTACGTCGCTAATCTGCGTCGTAGCGTGATCTAGCGCGCCGCTGGGACAGGCTAAAACGCAAGGAAAAAGGTCGCACAGATAGCAGCCTCGCTTGTGTGCGTCGATATAGGACGTGCCGTTTGAGTAGCCCTGCGTTATATCTAGTAGCTCGATGCTGTGATACGGGCAGACCTGCACGCACTGGCCGCATTTTATGCAGAGCGATTCGAAATTTTTAACCGCCCCCGGAGGCCGTAAAAAAAGCTCGTCCGCGCGCGTTTTGGGTAAAAAATATCCGATGCCGTATCCTGCGGCCGCCGCGCCTGCCGTTAGGGCGATAAAATTTCGTCTATTCATAGCGTTGCCTTTTGAGCGTTATTTGGGCGCATTTTAGGAGAGCCGTCCTCTAAAAGCTTGAGCGGCTCGGAAAAAGGCGCAAGCTTAGCTAGGAAATTTAGCCCGCTAATCACGGTCGAACCGTAGAAAAAGCGCAGTGTCGGATAATACTGCCAAAGCTTGTCGGCGTAAACGAAGTGCAAGTATGGCGTATCGCCGATACCATCTCTATCGACGTCGAGTCCTTCGTATTCGTCGAAATAATTACCGCTCCACTCGTTTAGCTCGATCTTTGAGCCAGGCGTGTCGTTGATAGCCGTTTCCATGTTTCCGATAAAATCATTGCCCTTAAACACGCTTTTTTCCTGCGTCGCGTGCATTTGCAGCCCGATGACGTTGTATAAAATTTGATTGTTTTCGAGGGTATTTACGGTGCCTGGATTTAGCGGCGAGCGGTCGGAGTAGATGCCGCGCGAGTTATACAAAAAGGTATTTTCTCTGATGTTAAATCCAGAGGCGTCTTTTAGTGCGATACCCACGCCGAATGCTCCGTTTGAGTTGATTATCACGTTTCGGCGCACGAGGGAATTCGTTGAAAACATAAAATACATTCCCACCGCTCCGCCGCTAAATTCGTTATCCTCGATGAGGTTGTCCGCCGAATACATCGTATGCACGGCGTAGCGGTTGTTTTTGCCGAAATTTTTGCGGATTATGTTGTTGCTAGAAAACCACGCCACGATGTCGCGGCTGTTATAGACGTAGTTTTGCTCGATCAAATTTTCGTGCGAATACCACGCGCGCACGGCGTCTCCGCGTCTAGGGACATCAAAGCCCTCTTTTGAGGTGATGTTGTTATCTCTTATCACGGCTTGGTTGCATTCTGATAGCTCGATACCGAAAAGCACGTCTTTAAAGCGGCTTTTTTC
This region of Campylobacter showae CSUNSWCD genomic DNA includes:
- a CDS encoding c-type cytochrome, producing MRNKILGCLIALAAAMLITGCESKDDKKSATQAAKTQATPAAAGMIETQKADANATAQKDYDQFITYDINGKKRVKFGLDDEESETSRSVGALAMVRSPLQSINLKLIKGRLSKDFIVKCSACHDDYANGIIGPSLLNKTSDQIYDMIAAYKSKQKANPLMKDLVRGMDEAQIRALANEISEFNEQFRKK
- a CDS encoding 4Fe-4S dicluster domain-containing protein; this translates as MNRRNFIALTAGAAAAGYGIGYFLPKTRADELFLRPPGAVKNFESLCIKCGQCVQVCPYHSIELLDITQGYSNGTSYIDAHKRGCYLCDLFPCVLACPSGALDHATTQISDVKMGVGVLRGREACLAYKNENVNLSGVTKMLERKIYNDREQAVKDAVQNSVDKPCDLCVSLCPVGDAAIAMAKSDGRNLPEFKQGCVGCGVCAEVCPAQIIDIAPNRGYDEIYKG
- a CDS encoding nitrous oxide reductase family maturation protein NosD, which gives rise to MKFKLLLFCALNLTAFAGPLQDAINAADPGDILRLNDGLYEGNIIIDKPLSIIGKGDGAVIRGDRKSSVIKVTAKNVRLINLNIEGSGTSQMELDAGVSCAKGNNLLVEKSRFKDVLFGIELSECNQAVIRDNNITSKEGFDVPRRGDAVRAWYSHENLIEQNYVYNSRDIVAWFSSNNIIRKNFGKNNRYAVHTMYSADNLIEDNEFSGGAVGMYFMFSTNSLVRRNVIINSNGAFGVGIALKDASGFNIRENTFLYNSRGIYSDRSPLNPGTVNTLENNQILYNVIGLQMHATQEKSVFKGNDFIGNMETAINDTPGSKIELNEWSGNYFDEYEGLDVDRDGIGDTPYLHFVYADKLWQYYPTLRFFYGSTVISGLNFLAKLAPFSEPLKLLEDGSPKMRPNNAQKATL